A DNA window from Setaria viridis chromosome 2, Setaria_viridis_v4.0, whole genome shotgun sequence contains the following coding sequences:
- the LOC117844103 gene encoding thaumatin-like protein 1 has protein sequence MTISGAMAATFVFRNNCKETIYPGVQTNPGRPAFPTTGFQLHPGAEAQYHGVASTWAGRIWPRRHCSPGAPGGLSCASGDCGGRLECAGAGGQPPCTLAEFTLGGSGGNDFYDVSNVDGFNAPLLIAPVGGAGCTTVTCGADINAACPPELAVKAGDGGTVGCRSACLAFNTDEHCCRGDYGTPDRCGPGRYSKFFKAQCPQAYSYAYDDGSSTFTCATGGNYNIVFCP, from the coding sequence ATGACCATTTCCGGCGCAATGGCAGCAACGTTCGTGTTCAGAAACAACTGCAAGGAGACGATCTACCCCGGTGTGCAGACGAACCCAGGCAGGCCGGCATTCCCGACCACCGGCTTCCAGCTTCATCCCGGCGCAGAAGCCCAATACCACGGCGTCGCCTCCACCTGGGCCGGCCGCATCTGGCCTCGCCGCCACTGCTCCCCCGGCGCCCCGGGCGGCTTGTCCTGCGCGTCCGGCGACTGCGGAGGGAGGCTCgagtgcgccggcgccggcggccagccgCCGTGCACGCTGGCGGAGTTCACGCTCGGCGGGTCGGGCGGCAATGACTTCTACGACGTCAGCAACGTCGATGGCTTCAACGCCCCTCTCCTGATCGCGccggtcggcggcgccggctgcaCGACGGTGACGTGCGGCGCCGACATCAACGCGGCGTGCCCGCCGGAGCTGGCGGTGAAGGCGGGGGACGGCGGCACGGTGGGGTGCAGGAGCGCGTGCCTGGCGTTCAACACCGACGAGCACTGCTGCCGCGGGGATTATGGGACCCCCGACAGGTGCGGGCCGGGCAGGTACTCGAAATTCTTCAAGGCGCAGTGCCCGCAGGCCTACAGCTACGCTTACGACGACGGAAGCAGCACCTTCACCTGCGCCACCGGCGGCAACTACAACATCGTCTTCTGCCCTTGA
- the LOC117846206 gene encoding alpha-1,2-galactosyltransferase gmh3, whose amino-acid sequence MAERSRPRRAAEHRHRLRLRRLLFLLPLLLLLVLLAQLPALLLRRANSFGRRCLPGATDRRLPLLPGPVRNPRLSLAIVTLADEGASGSRGRRSFRGVLAATARNKRAYAAAHGYGLIALPASAVDPSRPPSWSKVLALRAHLRHHHWLFWNDADTLVTNPEIPLERILFSVIGHSDFNESPDLVLTEDFGGVNAGVFFIRRSNWSEKFLDTWWNQTSFIQFGSTKSGDNAALKHLIGHLSSEEMQAQVRIAKMQCLFNSYPWILSWKSTFRLIFHLATTWKGVYSDGDFMIHFAGLDDKQGWTNKIVGEIETLR is encoded by the exons ATGGCCGAGCGGtcacggccgcgccgcgccgccgagcatCGGCACCGCCTTCGGCTCCGTCggctgctcttcctcctcccgctccttctcctccttgtcctcctcGCGCAGCTccccgcgctcctcctccgccgcgccaaCTCATTCGGCCGCCGGTGCCTGCCCGGCGCCACcgaccgccgcctccccctcctccccggccccGTCCGGAACCCCCGCCTCAGCCTCGCCATCGTCACCCTCGCCGACGAGGGCGCGAGCGGGTCGCGCGGGCGGCGGTCCTTCCGCGGCGTGCTGGCGGCCACCGCGCGGAACAAGCGCGCCtacgcggcggcgcacgggtaTGGCCTCATCGCGCTCCCCGCGtccgccgtcgaccccagccGCCCGCCCAGCTGGAGCAAGGTCCTCGCGCTCCGCGCgcacctccgccaccaccactggcTCTTCTGGAACGACGCG GACACGCTGGTTACTAACCCGGAAATCCCGCTG GAGAGGATTTTGTTCTCAGTGATTGGACATAGTGATTTTAATGAGTCACCTGATCTTGTTCTGACAGAGGATTTCGGTGGTGTGAATGCTG GAGTTTTCTTCATAAGGAGGTCAAATTGGAGTGAGAAGTTTTTGGATACATGGTGGAACCAGACTTCATTTATACAGTTTGGTTCCACAAAAAGTGGAGATAATGCAGCACTCAAGCATCTAATAGGTCACTTATCATCTGAAGAAATGCAAGCGCAAGTTCGGATTGCAAAAATGCAGTGCCTCTTCAATTCGTACCCATGGATCCTCTCATGGAAGTCGACCTTCCGTCTGATCTTCCACCTGGCCACTACATGGAAAG GGGTTTATTCAGATGGAGACTTTATGATTCATTTCGCTGGTTTAGATGACAAGCAAGGTTGGACAAATAAGATTGTTGGAGAGATAGAAACTCTAAGATGA